GATCCTCGCAGGCTCGTGCGACTTTGAACGCGATCGCGACCTCTGGCGCTCCTGGCGGCTGAACCAGGCCCCCCAGACCGCGATCTTTTTTCGCGACCACGGCCTGAGCGATCGCCTTGGCTTCTCCTACGCCCATATGGATGCTGACGAGGCCGCGGCCGACCTGATCGGAGCCCTTGAAGGCATCGCGCGCGCCGCCCACCGCGATGAGAATCCTCGCCCCATGGCGGCCATCATCCTCGACGGTGAGAACCCCTGGGAGCACTACCCCGAAGATGGCCGACTCTTCTTGCAGGCCCTCTACGAGCGCCTCGGCGACCACGCCTCCCTGGTCCCCTCAACCCCCGGCGACCATCTGGCGCGCGGAGGAAGCTCAGGACACCTTGAGCATCTACACTCCGGCTCCTGGATCCTGGGCAACTACCAGATCTGGATCGGCCACTCCGAGACGAACCTCGCATGGGAACTTCTGGGTGAGGCGACACGCTGGCTCGACGAGCAACCTCCACCTGACGCTGAGGATAGCCGCGCCCACCAGTCTTTTCAGACCGCGCACCAGGCGCTGATGATGGCTCAGGGCTCCGACTGGTTCTGGTGGTACGGCGACGACTTCAGCTCCGAGCAAGACGCGCTCTTCGACAGCATCTTTCGCGCGCTGCTTCGCCGCGTCTACACCTCCCCTGGCCATGAGCCTCCCGGCCGACTGCACCACCCGATCAACGACTCGAAGACCCCGCCAGATGTCGCCGCCCACCGCGTTCCGACGCACCCGATCAGCCCGCGTATCGACGGGCGACGCGGCGGCTTCTTTGACTGGGAGGGCGCCGGGTCCTACCTGCCCCGAAGCGGCTACGGAGCGATGTTTGAGACGACCCGCTACGTCGATCAGATTCTCTATGGCTGTGACCACGACCGTCTCTACGTGCGCGTCGATCCGGGCCCCGACCTCCGAGAACACCTGCACCTTGAGCTCCGACTGACCTCCCACACGGGCACCTCCACCATCGCGTTGCACCCGAACCCTTCTGGCCAGCCCCGCGCGCTCAGCCCCGATGCACCAACAGCCCTGGTGGACTGGGCTTTCGCCCAATGCTGGGAGCTCGCACTCTCACGCGCAGCGCTCGATTGCCTCGCCACACCTGCCGTCGACCTGCGCCTGGCGGTCCTCGACGGGACGCGCGAACTTCGCCACCTCCCCGTTGAGCATCCCCTCACGATTGAGCTTACTGCCTCGCCAGACGACTGGTTCGTCTAGCCAATCTCCCAGGTGCCATAAGGCGGCAGCTCCCGCATCGACTCGCGGATGTAGGGCACATCGGCCTCCAACTCCTCCCGCGCGCCTTCGATGATGCGTTTAAGTTTGGAGTAGCTGTTGACGATGATCTGCAGCGGGCTGGGCGGGGTGCGAAAGGTCTTATGAAACGACGCATAAGGCATATTCGCCACGACCGCCGGGCGAGCGATCTGCTGGATGGGAATCCAGATGAGGTTGCGTCCGGTGGAGAGAGGCGCAAACGCATCAAAGGAGAGGATCTGCGCATTGCGAGAGCCCACTGATCCCCGCTGCACCGACTCCCAGGCCACCTTCGAGGGCACATTATTGACCACCCCGCCGTCGCAGAGACGCAGGAGTTGATGCCGCGCGAACACGCTCTCCAGCGGTCCGATCGTCTCCGGATCGTCGTGGAAAACATCAAAATGCAAAAGCCCCGGTACCGAGCAGCTAAAGCCCGCGGCCTCGATCACCGGGAAATGCTCGGTGCCCGGCTCCGAGCCGAAGACCACCTGGGTGAGCAGACGCGGATTCTTGGAGAGCTGGCGCACCGCCCCGAAGAAGAGCTTGAGTTTGCGGCGCAGTGCCAGCGGCGTCATGCCCTCCTCGCCAGACTGCTCGTACTCCCGGTCATCGAAGTGAAAGCCTTTGCGAACCCCGGTGGCCACGATCTCCAGCTTGATCGGAAGATCGTCAAAACGCGGCATCCCGCTTCCCAGAAGCTCCTGAAACATCTCGCGCGCAAGACGCATGATGTTGAGATGAAACGCCCCCGGAAAGCCAAAGCGAGAGTAGCCCGTGAAGGGGCGAAAGAGCGTGTTGTAATCGAGGTTTTTGGGCATCGCCAGCGCGACCGAAACCGGATCGTAGCTACGGTCGATCGCACGCACAAGCCCCAGGAGGCTGCCCATCGAACTGCCCACGATCAGCTCCGGAGTGATGCCCAGCTCCTTGAGCATCGCGAAGGTACCCAGGTGCACAAGCCCCGCGCCGCCTCCACCGCCGAGCACAAGCACCAGCCGTTTCTGACGCAGCTCCGCGTCCAGGTGCTCCGCTCCGAAAGTGCTGGCGTGGCGTGTCAGCAGCTGCGAGCGCGTCTGTTCGACGCGCATCGCCACCACCGGCGCGATCTCGCGCAGACCGTCCACCCGAACCTCGCCAGTCTCCGGCAAGAGCGGCACCAGTGACTCCACCAACCACCGGCGCAACGCGTCGACGTCTTCGCTCAGCGAGATGTCGTTTCCCACCGGGGTGCGAAAGAGGTTCATCTGCCCCAGCGCCGCCGCGTAGCGAAAGAGTGCCTGATGGCGCACGTGCAAGACGTTGGGTTGATCGACGATCAGCCTGATAAAGCGCTGCTCAAAGTCCTTGAGCTCGCGCACCCGCACAAAATGTCGACCGTATCGACTCAAACGCCACTCGCTGCTGCATGATGCTCGCCGGTCCCTCAATGACCAACGCCGGCGCAGGGGCGCCGGCGCAGATTATCGGCGTTCGCGCCGATCCTGGCAAAGAGATTTTCGCCACCGGCACAGAACCCGCTGCTGAAGCGGCCCTGCGCCGGTTGAGAATCAACTCTTCAAAAACGAGAAGAGCCCTTTCTTCGGTTGCTCGGCCCCCTCGCCAGAAGCACCCTCCGCGTGCGGGGGCTTCTTCTCGGCGACCATCTTCGCAAGCTCAACAAAGGCCGCCGTCACCGGGCTCTCCGGCTGTCCCACGACCACCGGACGCCCCGCATCGCCGCCTTCGCGCACCGTCAGGTCGAGCGGAATCTCACCGAGCACCGGCGTCTCCAGACGCTCGGCCTCTTTGGCCACCTCGGCGGGATTGCCGAAGATGAAGAACTCCTCTTTGGTCGAGGGTACGACGAACTTCGACATATTCGTCACAATGCCCATCACCTCCACATTGAGGGTCTTGAACATCTGCAGCCCACGCGCCGCATCGATCAACGAGAGATCGGACGGCGTGGTCACGATCACAGCACCGTCGACAGGTACCGTCTGAGCCAACGCCAGCTGCGCGTCCCCGGTTCCCGGAGGCATATCGACGATCAGGTAGTCGAGCCCGCTCCAGTCCACGTCGCGCAGGAACTGGCGGATGATCCCCGTGACGATCGGACCACGCCAGATCACCGGGGTATCTTCGTCCATCAGAAAGCCCAGGCTCATCACGCGCAGACCATCCGCTTCCATCGGCAGGATGCGGCGGTTGCTCACCGCCGGACGCCCGGAGATGCCGAGCAGTGTCGGCAACGAGGGCCCGTAGATATCGACGTCAAGCAGGCCCACGCGGTGGCCGATCTTCTGCAGAGCCAGCGCAAGGTTCACCGCCACCGTGGACTTGCCCACGCCGCCCTTACCGGAGGCCACGGCGATGACCTTGCCCACGCCCTCGATCGGCGCCGAAGGCGCCGCCTGAGGCTGTGCGGCCGGCGAGGCCTTGGCGGCCGCCGGCGCAGCGGCGGGCTGGGGTGCCGGTGCGGACTCGCCACGCTCTTCACGCTCCAGCGCCTGCGGGGTCATCGTCTTCACTTTGACCTCCAGCACCCCGTCGATCGCCTCGACCTTGTCGTAGATGGCGTCTTCGATCGCAAAACGCTCCTCACGCGCGCGCCCCTTGGGCATCACCAGCGTGATATCGGCCACACCCGCCTTCACCTCGACCTGCTCAACAAGGTGGGTATCCACGATGTTCTTGCCGCCCTGACCCGGATCCTCGACGCCTTCGAGCGCCGCAATCACTTCACCTTTGATCGAAAAATCGTCTTTCATGCATGCCTCGAATGGTTGGAATCTCGCCGCAGGCGCACGCAACTCTGCGCAACGCTGCGGTCACTGGCCGAAGGCCTCCGTTCCGGAACTCCGCGAAGGGGGTGGTCGTAATCACCAGCCCGGCCGATTCAATACTGCGAATGCTACGGGAAAAAGACGCCCTCAGGCGCCCTGATCGGGATGGTTGGGGCAGGCCGGGATCTCGCACTCGGCATAAAGCTCGATCTTCTTGCGCCGTACCTGATACTGCATCTTCTCGGCGATCGCCTGGATGCGCTCATTGAGCCCGTCATCGTTGAACTCGATGATCTTACGGCAGTCCACACAGATCAGGTGATCATGCTGCGGATCCTGGTTGTGGATCGGATCGTAGCGCGTCTGGCCATCACCGAAATCCTTGGGGAGCGCAAACCCCTGCTCCACCAGTAATTTCAGCGTGCGATACACTGTGGCGTAGCCGATGCGCGGCTGATGCTCACGCACATCCTCCAGCAGTTCGTCCGCGCTGATGTGCTTGTCGAGCCAGAAGAAGCGCTCCACGATCACGTCACGCTGCTTGGTCGACTTGAGCCCGGCCTCCTGAAGACGCTCCGAGAATGCCTCCATCGCCTCGGCCACACGGGCCTCTCGCTCTTCTAACGACTGTTCAGCCACGATACTTTGCCTGGGAAATAATGATGAACTGACCACAGGTCCCCTACACCACACCGGGAACCGATGGCGGCCGAGGGATGTCCCCCCGGACCGAATCCTGTGTTGGAGTACGGGCTTAGCGCCCCACATGGGCGAAATAGCGCGCTCCGCGAGCGCAATCTACGCAAAGGCTCGCCCGGTGACAACACCCATCCCCCGCCGGCCATTTCAGCGCGCGCCCCACCGGAGCCTCGACACCCGAGTCAACCCGCGTTACATCGGCCCTTGCGGTCCGCCGCAACATCCCCCTCACCCACCTGTTCAGGAGTGTGCATATGTCTCTCTCGGCCATCTGTGTCTACTGCGGCTCGAGCCCCGGCACTAACCCCGGCTTTCTCAACGGTGCGCGAGCGATGGGCCAGGCGATGGCGGCTCGCCAGAGCACGCTGGTTTACGGCGGCTCGCGCTACGGGATGATGGGCGCGATCGCCGACGCGATCCTCGACGCCGGCGGTCAGGCCATCGGCATTCTGCCCCGCGGGCTTGCCACCAAAGAAGCCGGTCACCCCGGGCTCACCGAGCTTCATATGGTGGGGAGCATGCACGAGCGCAAAGCGATGATGATCGAGAAAAGCCGGGGCTTCATCGCCATGCCCGGCGGCATGGGCACCCTGGAGGAACTCTGCGAAGTCATCACCTGGTCGCAGTTGGGCATTCATCGCCGCCCCATCGGGCTGCTCAATCTCGACGGGTATTACGATCCCTTCCTGACCTTCCTGGACCATGCCGTCGCTTGCGGCTTTCTCAAGTCCGAGCACCGCGATCTGGTGCTCGTCGACGCCTCCCCTGACGGGCTGCTGACGAAGATGGAAGCGTTTGAGTGGCCTTTGACGCAGATTTGGATGGATCGCAGCGAGATCTAAGCGCAGGGCTACGTCCGCCCATCATCCTATACGCTCGCTCACAGCCCTTTCAGGCGACGCCGACGCTGTACACCACTGCCGCGAAAATGCCGTAGATGATGTGCAGCATGATCAGAAAGACAGGCATTCCCACCCCGACATTATGACCAAAGAAGCCCGGGGCGCTGAGCACCTCTCCCGGCCCCATCCGCGGATGCACCGCCGGCAAAATCCCCAGCCCCGCGCCCACCACCACGCCATGGATCGCCCCGAAGAGCGCCCCCCAGGCGGCTGCCGCCCCGAGCACCCCGACCGCCCCCACAGCCGTCAATAAAAGCGCATAGGTCAGTCCGAAGATCGCCCCCATAAAGAGGTGCACCGAGATCCCGATCAGATAGACCAGATGGCGGTCGGAATCCGGCACAAAGACCAGCCCGATCGCCCGCACCATATCGGTCGAGAGTCCCATCACCCGCCCGGCGAACATCGCCATCGTCATCAGCACCACGCCCACCACCCCGGCAAGTACCGCCTGCGTCCAGATAATCTCCATACTCGCTCCTGGCCATCACCCTGTGGAGAGCGTCCGCTCCGTGGTCTTTTTTTGAAGCTAACCACCTCGCTTCGTCCTTCAATTTAGCGGCCCAGCGGCTACCTTGACCCCCCTATAGGTGCGTGCTAGCGTCCGCCCCCCTTGGCTGTGGAATTTTTCCCTGTTCGGCTTGATAGGCTCCCTATGAAATGCTCGCATTCGCTCTCTGGTGCATGTTTGATTCTGGCTCTGGCCCTGCCCGCCTCTCTGGTTGCCCAGGAAGACGCTGCAGGTGAAGCGCCCTCGCAGGCTCCCGCAGCCGAGGACGCTCAGGCCTCTCCACAGGACGACGCTGAGTCGGACGAGGAGCCCGCAGCCGACGTCGAAGAGACGGACCAAAACGGGGGCGAGCAGTCGCCCACTGGCGAGACTCCCGAGTTGGTGCAGCAGCCCGCTGAGAACAACGCCGCTGAGAACAACGCCGCCGAGGACAACGCCGCCGAGGACGAGGAGACGGGAGATGACTGGCCCGACGACGACTTCTCGGACTTCGACGCGATCGCCGAAGACATCGAGTTTGTACCGGCCGAGGCCATTGATGACGCGATGCTCGATCGCCTCACCCCCCTGGCGAGCTTTCCTTTCGTTGAGGTCTCCGGCCATCTGCGCACACGCAGCCGCGCACGCGTCGGGTTTGACCTGGGCACCGGCGGCACCTCGGCGGTGCTCCCTCCGCTGGAGTCGGTGAGCCCCTCCGGCGCGCCGGCCGACCCGGAGGCGCGTAACCTCTGGACCACCGATCTTCGCCTGCGTCTGGCACCGACCTTTCATATCTCCGAGACCCTTCGGGTGCACACCGAGGCGGATCTTCTCGACAACATCGCTCTGGGTGCCGACCCTCGCCACAGCTACTTCGTCGAGGGCATGCCTGGAGCCGACGCTCGCCAGCTCGGCGGCTACAGCGGCGCGCCTTCCCTGCTCACGGTCCGACAGGCTTACGGGGAGGTCGACGCCTTCTTCGGTACGCTCTCGGCCGGCCGTATGCTCAACCACTGGGGCCTGGGCATCTTCGCCAACGGCGGCCAGTGCGACGACTGCGACTTCGGCGACGTCGTCGATCGCGTCTCGCTTCGCACCAGCGTCTGGAACTTCAACATCCTGGCCGCCTACGACTTCGCCGGCGCCGGTCTTACCAGCGACGATCTGGGATTTGCCCACGGCACCCCGCACGAGCTCAGCCGTATCGACGGCACCCACCAGTGGACCGCGCAGGTCTGGCGTGCACCGCTCAGCCGCGCCGATCGCGAACGTCAGGCTCACGCCCTCCACACCGCCCGCCGCCCCATCTTCAACGGTGGCCTCTACGTCAGCGGTCGCCACAACCGCGGCCAGGCCAACGTCGATGAAAGCGGCCTGAGCACCGCAGCCCCGCCCGAGTTGACCTACCGCGGCCTGGACATCTACTCGGCCGACCTCTGGGGCCAGATGCTCTGGGAGCCGGCAGACGACCGCCGCATCCGCGTGGAGCTCGAAGCACTGGGTATCTTCGGCAGCATCGACAACACCACCTCCGCCGCCGTCGGCTTTGAGCCCGGCCAGACCGGCAGCGTCAACTGCTTCGATGAAGGCGCCTACGAGGCCAACCCGGGTGCCTGCGCCACCGACGCCGACGGCAATGTGACCTCCAAATCCGTCTCGCAGTTCGGGCTGGCGCTCGAGTCAGAATTCTACTTCGGCGGACCGGTCACCTTCGGCCTCAACGCCGGCCTGGCCTCCGGTGGCGAGAGCCCCAACTGGGGTTATGGCGAGAGCGCCGCGAACCGGCTCGACTTTATGCGCTTTAGCCCCGACTACCACCTCGACCTGATCCTCTTCCGCGAGGTCATCGGCACGGTCACCAACGCCACCTACGCCAACCCCTACGTGGTGGCGACCTTCCTGGACAGCGGGCTGCAGCGCATGGAGTTTCAACTCGATGCCATCGCCTCGCGCGCACTCAAGGCGGCGGGCACCCCCTCCGGCGAGCCCTGGCTGGGGCTGGAGTTCGACGCTTCACTGCGCTACCTGGCCACCGACACCTTCCTCGCTGCCATCGACGCCGGGGTGCTCTTCCCCTTCGCCGGACTCGCCGCCGAGGTGGACCGCCCCCGCTTCAACCACTACGGGGATCTGGGTCCCTTTGGTGAGTCGGTCGATCCCGGCCTGGCCTGGACGCTTCAGGGCCGCCTGATGTGGAAGTTTTAAGTCTAAAGTCCTGCAGCGACGCGCCCCTCCGGGCGCGTCGCGCTGCGTTTAAGGCGCCGGCGACGGTGCGCCGGGCGGCGTCCATCGTCGCCCTGTGCACAGCGAGCGCGACGCTTTCCGGCTGCGCCGCGCTTCGCGCGCCGGTTTCCCCTCCGCCAACCGAGACCGTTCACCTCAGCGTGGAACGCGTCACCGACCAGGGGCTTTTTTTGCGCATTGTGCCGGCCGAGACGCCGGCGCCCGGCGCGCTTCGCCTTGAGCGCGCCTGCGGCCAGAGCGCCGCGACACCTCTCTATGAGCTTCCCCTCGAGGCCTCCCTGCAAGAGGCCTGGACGCGCGGTGCGCTGGAGCTGCGCGATGCAGATGCCGGCTCCTGTCCGGATTTGCACTACACCCTGACGCTTGCCACAACGAGCGATGGCCCCTGGGAGCTCGCCACAGCTCTTGAGACGCGCTCCAGAGAGCTACCGCCCCCACCTGCCAACATGATCGCGGAGGCGACGCCTGAGGGCGTAAGGCTGCGTTGGGAGCCATCTTCGGGGTGGGGCGTACGGCTGATGCGCCGCGCGCTGGCCGGAAGCTCCCCCTCGCCCTGGACGCCTCTGGTCGCTCTGGAGAGCTCGGCTGCGGGGACCTACCTCGATCGCAGCGCGCGCCCCGGAGAGGCCTACGCCTACATCGCCCAGCACATCGATCCGGCCCCTCCGGCGCCCCACCTCGGAGCCTTCGGCTCACCGGTCTACATCGCCCTTCCTTCGACGCGCTGACGGACCGGCTTGGCACCCGAGCCCGCCGCACCTATACTCGCGCGCAGTCACTCTACGACATCTCCCCGGGCCGCCCCTTCACAGCTCTCACGGCCCGATGCTCCTCCGATCTGTGCCCCCCGGCCTCCAGATGACGCGCTTTCGAGAACGCTACGAAGAGATCTACACCCTGCTCACCCGTACCGAGTTGCAGCAGGGCTCAGCCGGCCTCGATGCGCTCAGCGCGCTGCCCGACCTCTTCGGCCAGGATGACGAACTCTGGCTGGGCTTTTACACCGAGGATGGTCTGCGCATCGCGCTGGAGAAGTACGGGTTTATGCGCGACCTGGAGCGCATCGGTTTTCGCGACCGCCGCCTGGAGCTGCGCACCGACGACCCCGATGAACATCTGCTGCGCATCTGGAGCGACAAGCCCCACTGCGACGCCCCGCTGGTCGAGCTGGTGGTGCGCCGCGACTTCCTTCAGGCCCCGGGCCTGGGCGATCAGCCCACCACGCACATCCCGGTGCTCAATATCGAGTGGCTGCTCCTGCAGAACCCGGCCACCGACTTCAGCCCGGAGCGCCCACCCCTTCCCGGCCAACGCTACCCCGGCCTGGGCGTGGGGCCCCAGGTCATGGAGCTTCTCCGAAACGTCTGCCAGCGCCTGGAGCTCGGCGCCCTGGTCACCGTCCCTTCCTACTTTCACAACGCGATCTTCTACAGCGAGGAGTTTCGCCACTTCGATCCCTACTGGCAGGGCGCCTTTCTGGCCCTGTGCCGCGATGTGATGCCCCAGGCCGAAGGCTCGGTGGCCGCCTCCTCCTGGGGGCTCTACTGGGAGATGGTCGAGAATAAAAACGCCCCCAAAAAACAGCCCTTCGACTGGTTCCAGCAGCTGATGGTCTACCCCATCTCCGAGCGCCTCCGCGCCTACTTTGACACCCGCGACTACCAGCGCGAGGTCCAGCAGGGCTTAAGCGATCACGACTTTCTGCTGCACACCGAGCCCTTAACGCAAACGCTCGCAGCCCGGGGGATCTCCCCCCTGAACAACGAGCGTATTGACGTCTGGATCGACGACGTCTGAACATCTGCACGCGCTGCAAGGCCTGCTGCGCCGAGCAGGGCCTCGCCACCCCTCAGAGCGGGGCGATAAAGGTGGAGTAGGCCGCCTTTAAGCTCACGTAGATCAGGATCGTGGAGCCCCCGGCAACCGGCAGGGTGTAAACCCACGATTTGACGATATTCCAGATGATCCCCAGGTTGAGCGCCGTCATCCCTCGCGCAAACCCCACACCGATCACCGCACCCACCACCGTATGCGTCGTCGAGATGGGCAGGCCCAGCCAGCTTCCCATCAGGATGGTCGAGGCCGCCCCGAACTCTGCGGCAAACCCGCGCGAGGGCGTGATCTCGGTGATCTTGGTGCCGATCGTCTCGATGACCTTGTAGCCGTATGTCGCAAGGCCGATCACAATTCCCAGCCCGCCGAGCAGAAGCACCCAGGTCGGAACGGGAACCTTCGCGGTGATCGCACCTTCGTTAAAGGTGCCCACGATCGCGGCCAGGGGACCGATGGAGTTGGCCACGTCGTTCGATCCGTGCGCAAAGGCCACAAAACACGCCGTGGCAATCTGCAGATAACGAAAGACCTTCTCCACCCGCGCCACATGCAGGTCACGATCATCGCCGGAGGGCTCCTCGATCGTGCGTACAAAGAGCCAGCTCACCAGCGAGCCCACCACTCCGACCAGCGCCGAAAGAAGCCAGATCTCGGTGGTGCCAATCCCGTACGACTCCAGATCCACGCCGGGCATGCCCTTGACGAAGATCACAAGTCCCAGCACCAGGAATACCGGGAAGACAAGCACCGGGCTCCAGCGCTTGACCGCCGCCACCGGGTTTTCCGCATCGAAGATCATCTTTCGTACAAGTGAGAACACCAGGTACGCCAGAATCCCGCCTGTGAGCGGGCTGACCGCCCAGCTGCTCACGATCTTGGCCAGCGTGCCCCACTGAATGTACGCCGGCCCCACCGCCACAAGCCCAAAGCCCGTGATCGCCCCCACGATCGAGTGCGTCGTCGAGACCGGCCAGCCGAGCATCGCCGCCAGGTGCAGCCAGACCGCAGCCGAAATCAGCGCAGCGAGCATCCCCAGCATAAAGAGCGTGGAGCCCTCGGCCGTGCCGACCACCGCCGCATCGTTAAAGAGCAGCGGATCGATGATGCCGCGACGCATCGTATCGGTGACCGACGCCCCGGCGATAAACGCCCCCGAAAATTCAAAGATCGCGGCGATGATCACCGCCTCTTTAAACGAGATGGCCTTCGAGCCGACGCTGGTGCCCATGGCATTGGCCGCGTCGTTGGCGCCGATGCTCCACGCCATATAAAAGCCAAACGCAATGGCCACCCAGAGGATCAGTTCCACACCCATGGAGTTACGCTCCCGGTACTACGGTTCGCTGATCACTGCCTCACCCACCTCATAAGGTAGGAGCAAGGCAGCGGGCTGCGCTCCGAAGTTCGGAGCGCAGCGGGTTGATTGCTCGGAACTTATTTGGACATGAAGAGACGCAGGCGGTTGCCCATCTTCTCGGCCGCGTTGGCCATATCGCCCACCTTGTTAAAGATCTTGTTCCAGATCAGCAGGCTGCCCGGCTTAATATCGTCTTCCATCCCGAAGAGCAGTCGCGCCAGCGCGTCCTGCACCAGGTCGGCCTCATGCTCCAGGCGGTTGAGTTCATCGATCATCAAGAGCACCCGCTCGGCCTCGGGACCGGTGAAGCTGACATCAGCCAGAACTTCGAGGGCATCGACGATCTCCACGGCCTTATCAACCGTGGTCATCACCCGACGAAGCAGCTTCTTAAGCTGGGGCACAAGCTCGGGATGCGGCTCCATCTTGCGCAGCGTAAAGAGAATGCCCACATCTTCGGCGTTGTCGGCGATCGCATCGAGCGAGGCCAGCACATCGAGCAGATCACGGCGGTCCACGGACATAAAGATCGTCTTGGGCAGGCTGTCGCGAATGCGCGTCTTGACCACATCCACCTCATGCTCAAGGTGGCTGATGTTCTCGGCGATCGCCTTGACCTTGTCCTGGTCCCCTTCAAAGACCGCGTCGAAGAGCACGGGCACCTCGTCAGCGCACTCCTTGACCTTGTGGGCCATCTCTCGGATATACGGGAAGGGACTTTTGGCGAAGAGACCGAAGATTGAACGGACCATCATGGACTACCTGTGGTGGGAAGGGGTCACCGACTAAAAACGCTTACGGGCGTTTCACTTGGCGATTCTCTCATCAAACTTCATTTCGCCCCGGGGCGATGCGGCGAAGCATAGAGTGTCGCTATGGACTGTCAACAAGCTCGTGGATGGATCATGACTCGAAGGATGGATTGTTTCAGCAGCGTCACAATTGGGCTGCTTCTCTGCGGGCTGAGCCTGCCAGCGATAGCGCAGGAAAGCACGCCGCAAAATGACGAGCCCGCGGCGCTCGATAACAGCCAGCACCGGGTACGCTCTTCAGCCGGGCTTGTAGCCGCCGACCACCGGCTTGCTTCTGAGGCCGGCGCGGCCATGCTGGCTGCCGGCGGAAACGCCGCCGACGCCGGCGCCGCGGCCATGCTGGCCGTCGGACTGGTCAATCCCTTTGCCTCCGGCCTCGGCGGCGGAGGATTTTGCCTCTACCGGGAAGCCGACACTGGCCAGACCACCGTCCTCGACTACCGCGAGCGCGCACCGGCAGCAGCCCACCGCGATATGTACCTGGTCGATGGAGAGGCCGACCCTCAACTCGCCCGCCACGGCGGACTGGCAGTCGGCGTGCCCGGCGAAGCCGCAGGCGTCTGGTCGCTGCACGGACGCTTCGGCCAGCTGGAGTGGGAGCGCGTGGTCGACCCGGCGCTTAACCTCGCCAGGGAGGGCTTCCCGGTGGGAGCAACGCTGGCGCGCCACCTTCAGACCCTGGCCCCGACGCTCGAAGCGTGGCCCGAGCTCAAAGCCGTCTTCACCCGCGAGGACGGCAACCTCGTCGAAGAGGGCGACATGCTGGTGCGTGAAGATCTTGCCCGCGCCCTTGAACTTCTGCGCGACGAAGGCGTGCAACCCTTTTACACGGGCGCCATCGCCGAGGCTTCAGTCGAGGCGGTGCAACAGGCCGGCGGCATCCTCACCCTCGACGATCTCAAGCGCTACCAGGTCGCCCTCCGCGAGCCGGTCACCGGCACCTACAATGATTTCGAGATCATCTCGATGCCGCCTCCTTCCTCCGGCGGCATCGCGCTGATCGAGGCCTTTCATATTCTGGAGGGCTTTGAGCTCGAATCTCAGGCCTGGGACGCTCCGGCCATTCACCTGATCGTCGAAGCGCTCAAACACGCCTTCGCCGACCGCGCCGCCCACCTGGGCGACAGCGACTTTGTCGACGTTCCCGTCGAGCGCCTCATCTCCAAAGCGTACGCCGCCGAGCTCCGAGAGACCATCGAGCTCAACAGCACCAAACCCATCGACGCCTACGGA
This DNA window, taken from Lujinxingia sediminis, encodes the following:
- a CDS encoding glycoside hydrolase family 57 protein, whose product is MSTPSLDVLFIWHMHQPYYGVGDQGDFELPWVRLHAVKAYFDMAWLLAENPQMHATFNFSGSLLLQLQEWVEEGRRDAWWHLSRASLDELSAGDRRTLVHHFFSLNHPHGVRSLPRYAELLDAREARGEEVCAREWGEAEFGDLQMLFNLAWCGFAALEEYPRLRAWRDQGRDFSREDRLALLDLHIEIMARVLPLYRELWERGQIEVSVTPMFHPIMPLLIDTDTARRATPQRPTPPRLQAPDDARRHIAQALEYAEAIFGRRPSGMWPSEGSVSPEAVALFEGAGVRWIASDEAILAGSCDFERDRDLWRSWRLNQAPQTAIFFRDHGLSDRLGFSYAHMDADEAAADLIGALEGIARAAHRDENPRPMAAIILDGENPWEHYPEDGRLFLQALYERLGDHASLVPSTPGDHLARGGSSGHLEHLHSGSWILGNYQIWIGHSETNLAWELLGEATRWLDEQPPPDAEDSRAHQSFQTAHQALMMAQGSDWFWWYGDDFSSEQDALFDSIFRALLRRVYTSPGHEPPGRLHHPINDSKTPPDVAAHRVPTHPISPRIDGRRGGFFDWEGAGSYLPRSGYGAMFETTRYVDQILYGCDHDRLYVRVDPGPDLREHLHLELRLTSHTGTSTIALHPNPSGQPRALSPDAPTALVDWAFAQCWELALSRAALDCLATPAVDLRLAVLDGTRELRHLPVEHPLTIELTASPDDWFV
- a CDS encoding patatin-like phospholipase family protein gives rise to the protein MSRYGRHFVRVRELKDFEQRFIRLIVDQPNVLHVRHQALFRYAAALGQMNLFRTPVGNDISLSEDVDALRRWLVESLVPLLPETGEVRVDGLREIAPVVAMRVEQTRSQLLTRHASTFGAEHLDAELRQKRLVLVLGGGGGAGLVHLGTFAMLKELGITPELIVGSSMGSLLGLVRAIDRSYDPVSVALAMPKNLDYNTLFRPFTGYSRFGFPGAFHLNIMRLAREMFQELLGSGMPRFDDLPIKLEIVATGVRKGFHFDDREYEQSGEEGMTPLALRRKLKLFFGAVRQLSKNPRLLTQVVFGSEPGTEHFPVIEAAGFSCSVPGLLHFDVFHDDPETIGPLESVFARHQLLRLCDGGVVNNVPSKVAWESVQRGSVGSRNAQILSFDAFAPLSTGRNLIWIPIQQIARPAVVANMPYASFHKTFRTPPSPLQIIVNSYSKLKRIIEGAREELEADVPYIRESMRELPPYGTWEIG
- a CDS encoding Mrp/NBP35 family ATP-binding protein → MKDDFSIKGEVIAALEGVEDPGQGGKNIVDTHLVEQVEVKAGVADITLVMPKGRAREERFAIEDAIYDKVEAIDGVLEVKVKTMTPQALEREERGESAPAPQPAAAPAAAKASPAAQPQAAPSAPIEGVGKVIAVASGKGGVGKSTVAVNLALALQKIGHRVGLLDVDIYGPSLPTLLGISGRPAVSNRRILPMEADGLRVMSLGFLMDEDTPVIWRGPIVTGIIRQFLRDVDWSGLDYLIVDMPPGTGDAQLALAQTVPVDGAVIVTTPSDLSLIDAARGLQMFKTLNVEVMGIVTNMSKFVVPSTKEEFFIFGNPAEVAKEAERLETPVLGEIPLDLTVREGGDAGRPVVVGQPESPVTAAFVELAKMVAEKKPPHAEGASGEGAEQPKKGLFSFLKS
- a CDS encoding Fur family transcriptional regulator; the protein is MAEQSLEEREARVAEAMEAFSERLQEAGLKSTKQRDVIVERFFWLDKHISADELLEDVREHQPRIGYATVYRTLKLLVEQGFALPKDFGDGQTRYDPIHNQDPQHDHLICVDCRKIIEFNDDGLNERIQAIAEKMQYQVRRKKIELYAECEIPACPNHPDQGA
- a CDS encoding TIGR00730 family Rossman fold protein, with translation MSLSAICVYCGSSPGTNPGFLNGARAMGQAMAARQSTLVYGGSRYGMMGAIADAILDAGGQAIGILPRGLATKEAGHPGLTELHMVGSMHERKAMMIEKSRGFIAMPGGMGTLEELCEVITWSQLGIHRRPIGLLNLDGYYDPFLTFLDHAVACGFLKSEHRDLVLVDASPDGLLTKMEAFEWPLTQIWMDRSEI